The genomic region TGACGATGCGATTTTTCAGGGGCAGACCGCTGTGGCCAGCGATCCGCGCAATGCCTGGGCGCACAATGTGCTGGGGACGGCTCTGCTCATGAAGGGCCGGTATGAAGAGGGTATGGCCAGTTTGGAACTTGCCACCCAACTCGATCCAGGACTGGCCACGGTTCATCTGAAAAAAGGCGCTGTCAGTCTTGGCATGGGCGATATCCAGCGTGCGGAATCCGCCATGCTCGATGCGGTTCAAGCAAATCCCGATGCCCTGGAAAGTCGTCTTTCCCTGGCGCTGTTTTATGTCCGCCAGGGCCAATCGGACAAGGCGATTGCCTCGCTGCAGGAGGGCTTGGCAAATAATGAGCAGGATGCCTTTATCTATTACCAACTGGCCAACCTGTATTTTCGCCAGGAACGGTTTGACGATGGCGCTGAGGCTCTTGAACAGGCGAAATCGGCCAAGCCTGACTTTCTCGCCCCTTATTTTTCTCTGGGCGTGTTCCACTTGGCCAAGGCTGAGCCTGAAAAAGCTGTTGAAGAATATAAGGGCATTCTGAAACATGCCCCAGATAACTTCCAGGCTCTGACCCTTCTGGCTAATTCCCAGGACCAGATGGGCAACCGTCAAGAAGCCATTGCAACCTTTAAGAAAGCCGTGGATGTCGATCCGGTTCGCGGCACCTTGGTTTACGCCTACAACCTTATTCGGCGCGGTGAAAACCCCAAGGCACTCAGGGTGGTGAGCGAAGGTCTGGGCAAAGCGCCGAATGCTCCGCTTCTTCTGGAAATGCGCGGCAAGATTCATGCTGAACAAAGAGATTATCCCGCGGCCATTGCCGATTTCCGCAATCTTTCCCAAACATCTCCCGATAAGGGCCTGCCTCTTCTTGCGCAAACTCTGGTTGCATCCGGGCAGAACGATGAGGCTGTAGCTCTGGGCCTTAACCTGATCAGCAGCAATCCCGAGGCCCCTTTTGGTTATCTGCTGCTCAGTGCCATTCACAACGCAAGCGATAATAGCGACAAGGCCTACGCGGTTCTTGACGAAGGGCTGCCTAAGGTCAATGACCCTCGGCCCCTCTCCATGAATAAGGCGGGACTGCTGCGCGGACAGGGGAAAAACGCCCAGGCCCTTGAGGTTTACGGGAATGTTCTCAAAGACCATGAAGACTTTTTCCCGGCCGTTTACGGGAAAGCGTCCATTCACCATCAGCAGGGCGAATATGCCGAGGCTTCGCGTCTTTACCGACAAGCTGTTGAACTCAACCCTAATTTTGTGCCCGCACTAAACGACTTGGCTTATCTACTCACCGGCCAGAATCAAGTTAAGGATGGTCTTGATTTCGCGATGCGCGCTTTCCGGTTGGCTCCTACGGATCCGGCGATCATGGACACCCTGGGTTATGCCCTTTACCGCGACGGCCAATCTGATCGCGCCTTGGGTCTGCTTGAATCCGCGGCGCAAAGTCTGCCCGACAATCCCACTGTGCTCTATCATCTCGCGCTCGTATATCACGACTTGGGGAGATCCGGGCAAGCCCTGCAGACACTTGAATCGTCCCTTGCCAAAGGTGATTTCCCCGAAAAAAAACAGGCTCGCGAACTGCTTAACAATTTGAACGGGGCGCAGTGAGGTTGTCCATGAGCAAGTCGCTGGTGATACTTTTGCTGATTGATCTGGTGCTGGCCGCCAACGCTCTTGTTGCTGCGACTCTGATGCGCCTGGGGAATCTAAGCGGCACCTCCGAGCACGCTTTCGGCTGGCCTCATGTTGTTGTCTTTGCTCTGGTTTTGATGCTCTGCGGGTTTTTTGTCGAACTCTACAATCATGAGCGTGAACTCAGTAAAACTGAAATTGCGGTGCGCATCAGTATCTCCATCACCCTCGGCTTCTTT from Geoalkalibacter ferrihydriticus DSM 17813 harbors:
- the prsT gene encoding XrtA/PEP-CTERM system TPR-repeat protein PrsT, with product MLRRIIVLLLVGFFLYGCGSKTKEEMLQEGIKLTEEGNVTGGVILFRNALEKDPNFVEARFHLAKGYIDLERYPQAERELQKVKLQDPSNTRIDVFLAKAYIETDRPDEALEQVETYLASHPPTAEALVIQGRAYLVKKDFPQSMEAFRSAKEIDPQTLDAYLGMASVYLAEGHIESALPVLETAAELHPSDKRALLLIARIVMARGQLDEGLEIWKKVLAIDSRDIDALYQVGLLTINSGDLDEGSKFAEDLIRIHPNRPEGFQLRGLILYEKQEWENAADAFQRSLSHGGNLQSHYFLGLCQYRQGRYEVALSEFNRALDIDPDFTPARMMLASTLLVQNRLDDAIFQGQTAVASDPRNAWAHNVLGTALLMKGRYEEGMASLELATQLDPGLATVHLKKGAVSLGMGDIQRAESAMLDAVQANPDALESRLSLALFYVRQGQSDKAIASLQEGLANNEQDAFIYYQLANLYFRQERFDDGAEALEQAKSAKPDFLAPYFSLGVFHLAKAEPEKAVEEYKGILKHAPDNFQALTLLANSQDQMGNRQEAIATFKKAVDVDPVRGTLVYAYNLIRRGENPKALRVVSEGLGKAPNAPLLLEMRGKIHAEQRDYPAAIADFRNLSQTSPDKGLPLLAQTLVASGQNDEAVALGLNLISSNPEAPFGYLLLSAIHNASDNSDKAYAVLDEGLPKVNDPRPLSMNKAGLLRGQGKNAQALEVYGNVLKDHEDFFPAVYGKASIHHQQGEYAEASRLYRQAVELNPNFVPALNDLAYLLTGQNQVKDGLDFAMRAFRLAPTDPAIMDTLGYALYRDGQSDRALGLLESAAQSLPDNPTVLYHLALVYHDLGRSGQALQTLESSLAKGDFPEKKQARELLNNLNGAQ